The following proteins are co-located in the Phocoena phocoena chromosome 1, mPhoPho1.1, whole genome shotgun sequence genome:
- the C1H1orf122 gene encoding uncharacterized protein C1orf122 homolog: MEWGPGSDWSRGEAAGVDRGKAGLGLGGRPPPQPPRDERAQQLLDAVEQRQRQLLDTIAACEEMLRQLGRRRPEPAGGGNVSAKPGAPSQTAVSARGGFPKDAGDGAMEP; the protein is encoded by the exons ATGGAATGGGGCCCGGGCTCAGACTGGTCACGGGG GGAGGCTGCCGGCGTGGACCGTGGGAAGGCGGGGCTGGGGCTCGGCGGGAGGCCACCCCCGCAGCCGCCCCGGGATGAGCGCGCCCAGCAGCTGCTGGATGCGGTGgagcagcggcagcggcagctcCTGGACACCATCGCCGCCTGCGAGGAGATGCTGCGGCAGCTGGGCCGCCGGCGCCCGGAGCCGGCTGGTGGCGGG AACGTCTCAGCCAAACCTGGAGCACCCTCCCAGACAGCTGTCTCCGCCAGAGGTGGCTTTCCAAAGGATGCCGGCGATGGAGCTATGGAGCCCTGA